In Halovivax gelatinilyticus, the following are encoded in one genomic region:
- a CDS encoding aldehyde ferredoxin oxidoreductase family protein encodes MAPRAPDRIVRVDLTDERVESEPVPERWRRLYVGGKGLGARYLFDELEPGVDPLGAKNVLGFVLGPLSGYLPGDGRYAAITKSPLTGTFLDSYAGGEFPAALAGSLGDHIGILVTGRASRPVRLDVANGSVSIEPAESWGEDTVETDRRHPDASVACIGPAGEHEVSFATIASDEATHHAGRGGAGAVMGSKRLKAVVARDDPPTPDSVLARLRARATDRYRESETGIWQSTSETVETVDFANEAGVLSSYGWRERGFDDTESVGIEAARDVATGRERDGPIPGGFRVDTDEGETVPRGATAMTLGAGLGIDDFEEISRLGHRCNRLGVDLIEAGNAIAWAIRAADDGFLDRDLSFGSPSDARDLLFEIGNRSSPLGEALAAGIDVAAERYGGDQFIPSVKRQSLPAYDPRATSSMALAYATSDRGGCHRRARPIERAVFEADWDATRTVDAIVRAQNERSLRWSLVADDFVGESIDAAEWLDAVGVPYHDLDSTGERIWNLVRLFNVREGFDRRDDAFPSELVDGTVDQDAFESLLDTYYVQRGWDRSGCPTEQTLSALDLDSFVDDSLGAKDSTVDE; translated from the coding sequence ATGGCACCGCGTGCCCCCGATCGGATCGTGCGTGTCGACCTCACCGACGAGCGGGTCGAGTCGGAGCCGGTTCCCGAGCGCTGGCGGCGATTGTACGTCGGTGGGAAGGGTCTCGGGGCGCGCTATCTCTTCGACGAACTCGAGCCGGGCGTCGATCCGCTCGGTGCGAAGAACGTTTTGGGGTTCGTGCTCGGACCGCTCAGCGGGTACCTTCCCGGCGACGGTCGCTACGCGGCGATCACGAAGTCTCCGCTCACCGGAACCTTTCTCGACTCCTACGCAGGTGGTGAGTTTCCCGCCGCGCTGGCCGGATCGCTCGGCGATCACATCGGTATACTCGTAACCGGACGTGCCAGTCGACCGGTTCGGCTGGACGTAGCGAATGGATCCGTCTCCATCGAACCGGCCGAATCGTGGGGCGAGGATACGGTCGAGACCGACCGTCGCCACCCGGACGCGAGTGTGGCGTGTATCGGCCCGGCCGGCGAGCACGAGGTCTCGTTCGCGACGATCGCCTCCGACGAGGCGACGCACCACGCCGGACGCGGTGGTGCCGGTGCTGTCATGGGGTCGAAACGGTTGAAGGCCGTCGTCGCTCGAGACGACCCGCCGACACCCGACTCGGTGCTGGCTCGGTTGCGGGCGCGAGCGACGGATCGGTATCGCGAGAGCGAAACCGGGATCTGGCAATCCACCTCGGAGACCGTAGAGACCGTCGACTTCGCGAACGAGGCGGGCGTCCTCTCGTCTTACGGGTGGCGCGAGCGCGGGTTCGACGACACCGAGAGCGTGGGAATCGAGGCGGCGCGCGACGTCGCCACCGGACGGGAACGTGACGGACCGATCCCCGGTGGGTTTCGCGTCGACACTGACGAAGGCGAGACGGTTCCGCGAGGCGCAACGGCCATGACCCTCGGCGCCGGTCTCGGTATCGACGACTTCGAGGAGATTTCCCGGCTCGGACACCGGTGCAACCGCCTTGGCGTCGATCTGATCGAGGCCGGAAACGCTATCGCGTGGGCGATTCGAGCGGCCGACGACGGCTTCCTTGACCGCGACCTCTCGTTCGGATCGCCGTCCGACGCCCGCGACCTGCTCTTCGAAATCGGGAATCGATCGTCACCGCTGGGAGAGGCGCTGGCGGCGGGTATCGACGTCGCAGCCGAGCGCTACGGTGGCGATCAGTTCATTCCGTCCGTTAAACGACAATCCCTGCCCGCGTACGATCCGCGCGCCACGTCGAGTATGGCGCTCGCCTACGCCACGAGCGATCGCGGCGGCTGTCACCGGCGGGCCCGACCGATCGAACGAGCGGTGTTCGAAGCTGACTGGGACGCAACACGGACGGTCGACGCGATCGTTCGGGCCCAGAACGAGCGGTCGCTTCGCTGGAGCCTCGTCGCCGACGACTTCGTCGGCGAATCGATCGACGCCGCCGAGTGGCTCGACGCCGTCGGTGTCCCGTATCACGACCTCGACTCGACTGGCGAGCGCATCTGGAATCTCGTCCGATTGTTCAACGTCCGGGAAGGATTCGACCGTCGCGACGACGCCTTTCCCTCGGAGCTCGTCGATGGAACGGTCGATCAGGATGCGTTCGAGTCGCTGCTCGATACGTACTACGTCCAGCGGGGCTGGGACCGCTCCGGTTGCCCTACCGAACAGACGCTCTCTGCCCTCGATCTTGATTCCTTCGTCGACGATTCGTTGGGTGCTAAAGACTCGACCGTCGATGAGTGA
- the yqeC gene encoding selenium cofactor biosynthesis protein YqeC: MELERALEADAGLICVVGAGGKKTTLYTLANRLDRAVLTATVRIPIFDGIVESVVVGDDPLSVTASHSDAWPIGLVPGREGDRYLGFAPDIVSEIAATHDGPVLVKADGARTREFKAPSEREPQIPSTADVVLPIASVDAVGRALSAETVHRPERIAELTGLDRGQPITSETIATVLTHPAGGLKSVPAGATVIPVLNKVDDESDAAIGREIARRIDDRLDLADSKPRGVSVPRIVLASMIEPTVVDVLERS, encoded by the coding sequence ATGGAACTCGAACGCGCTCTCGAAGCCGATGCGGGACTCATCTGCGTCGTCGGCGCCGGGGGAAAGAAAACGACGCTCTACACGCTCGCGAATCGGCTCGATCGGGCCGTTCTCACCGCGACGGTTCGGATCCCAATCTTCGACGGGATCGTCGAATCGGTCGTCGTCGGTGACGATCCGCTCTCGGTGACGGCCTCTCACTCGGACGCGTGGCCGATCGGCCTCGTTCCCGGACGCGAGGGTGACCGATACCTCGGCTTTGCACCCGATATCGTCTCCGAAATCGCCGCCACGCACGATGGACCGGTACTCGTCAAAGCGGACGGTGCTCGCACTCGCGAGTTCAAGGCACCGAGTGAACGGGAACCGCAGATTCCATCGACCGCCGACGTCGTCCTTCCGATCGCCAGCGTCGACGCCGTCGGGCGGGCGCTCTCTGCAGAGACAGTTCACCGGCCCGAACGTATCGCAGAACTCACCGGTCTCGACCGTGGGCAGCCGATCACGTCGGAGACGATCGCGACGGTGCTCACCCATCCGGCTGGCGGGCTGAAATCGGTGCCGGCTGGTGCGACGGTCATCCCGGTATTGAACAAGGTCGACGACGAGTCGGACGCAGCGATCGGACGTGAGATCGCTCGTCGGATCGACGACCGTCTCGATTTGGCCGATTCGAAGCCGCGCGGCGTCTCCGTTCCGCGGATCGTTCTCGCCAGCATGATCGAACCGACGGTCGTAGACGTCCTCGAACGAAGTTAA
- the mobA gene encoding molybdenum cofactor guanylyltransferase: MSESEASGSAQSNRAGVILAGGRSTRFGDGDKAFANVDGVAMVRRVADRLAPVVGELVVNGRTDQREGLESVMGGHPSPVEIAIDETPDRGPMGGIATGLSATDAEYAAVVACDMPFVDPTFLAYAFERARGCDGAIARLSDGWFQTTQAVYRVEPMRAACERALETGDGRILDAVETLEYAVIESDEIDDPATFANVNTREELDEAVERIRRDGER, from the coding sequence ATGAGCGAATCGGAGGCGAGCGGCTCGGCCCAGTCGAACCGAGCGGGCGTGATCCTCGCCGGTGGACGCTCTACGCGCTTTGGCGATGGCGATAAGGCCTTCGCGAACGTCGACGGGGTGGCGATGGTACGACGGGTTGCCGACCGTCTCGCGCCCGTCGTCGGTGAACTCGTCGTCAACGGGCGAACCGACCAACGAGAGGGACTCGAGTCGGTGATGGGCGGCCATCCAAGTCCCGTCGAGATCGCTATCGACGAGACGCCAGATCGGGGTCCGATGGGTGGAATCGCTACGGGGCTTTCCGCGACGGACGCCGAATATGCCGCGGTAGTCGCGTGCGACATGCCGTTCGTCGATCCCACATTTTTGGCGTACGCCTTCGAGCGGGCCCGGGGATGCGACGGCGCGATCGCCAGACTATCCGATGGCTGGTTTCAAACGACTCAGGCGGTGTACCGAGTGGAACCGATGCGCGCGGCCTGCGAACGGGCGCTCGAAACCGGGGACGGGCGGATACTCGACGCAGTAGAGACGCTGGAGTACGCGGTGATCGAATCGGACGAAATCGACGATCCGGCCACGTTCGCGAACGTCAATACCCGCGAGGAGCTAGACGAGGCAGTCGAACGTATCCGACGGGACGGTGAGCGCTGA
- a CDS encoding FxsA family protein, which translates to MLRWILALLAIPFLDAVLLGGVIVYVDVIGFVEMIALVVLTGFIGLLLVRAEGRRTMRKIQRSLAAGEPPTNELLDGALLIAAGAFLLTPGLVTDAIGFLIVIPLTRIPIRMLLKRRVVVPYVDTKTDGFATGAVWTGGFPDGGGQYDGWDSDGSTVTLGDESYSVDPEDVTTGSDGSYRIDSDGDDEPDRP; encoded by the coding sequence CGGCGGAGTCATCGTCTACGTGGACGTGATCGGGTTCGTCGAGATGATCGCACTCGTCGTTCTCACCGGATTCATCGGGTTGTTACTCGTCAGGGCCGAGGGGAGACGGACGATGAGAAAGATCCAGCGGTCGCTCGCGGCCGGTGAACCTCCGACGAACGAATTGTTAGACGGAGCGCTGCTCATCGCGGCTGGTGCGTTCTTACTCACGCCCGGCCTGGTGACCGACGCGATCGGATTTCTCATCGTCATCCCGCTTACGCGAATTCCGATCAGGATGCTGTTGAAACGCCGCGTCGTCGTCCCGTACGTCGACACAAAGACCGACGGCTTCGCGACCGGCGCCGTCTGGACGGGCGGATTTCCCGATGGCGGTGGACAGTACGACGGCTGGGACTCGGACGGTTCGACCGTTACGCTCGGCGACGAATCCTACAGCGTGGATCCGGAGGACGTGACCACCGGGTCCGACGGATCGTACCGAATCGATTCCGACGGGGACGACGAACCGGACCGACCCTGA